Proteins co-encoded in one Callospermophilus lateralis isolate mCalLat2 unplaced genomic scaffold, mCalLat2.hap1 Scaffold_83, whole genome shotgun sequence genomic window:
- the LOC143387628 gene encoding large ribosomal subunit protein uL23, producing MAPKAKKEAPAPPKAEAKAKALKAKKAVLKGVHSHKKKKIRTSPTFRRPKTLRLRRQPKYPRKSAPRRNKLDHYAIIKFPLTTESAMKKIEDNNTLVFIVDVKANKHQIKQAVKKLYDIDVAKVNTLIRPDGEKKAYVRLAPDYDALDVANKIGII from the coding sequence ATGGCGCCGAAAGCTAAGAAGGAAGCTCCTGCCCCTCCCAAAGCTGAAGCCAAAGCAAAAGCTTTGAAAGCCAAGAAAGCAGTGTTGAAGGGTGTCCACAGTCATAAAAAGAAGAAGATCCGCACGTCACCTACCTTCCGGCGACCCAAGACATTGCGGCTCCGGAGGCAGCCCAAATATCCTCGGAAGAGCGCCCCCAGGAGAAACAAGCTTGACCACTACGCCATCATCAAATTCCCTCTGACCACTGAGTCAGCCATGAAGAAGATTGAAGACAACAACACACTTGTGTTTATTGTGGATGTCAAGGCAAACAAACACCAGATCAAACAAGCTGTAAAGAAGCTCTATGACATTGATGTGGCCAAGGTTAACACCCTGATCAGGCCTGATGGAGAGAAAAAGGCATATGTTCGACTGGCTCCTGATTATGATGCTTTGGATGTTGCCAACAAAATTGGGATCATCTAA